CCGCAGCCGGTGCTGCCCCGTCCGATGTTCGGCGCGCTGGGGCGGGCCCCGGCCGCGAACTCCGTCAACTTCGTCACCGGACTCGCCCTGGAGGACGGGCTGGCCGACCGGCTCGGCCTCGGCAAGCGGTTCGCCGCGATCCGCGACACGCGGAGCACCGGCAAGGCCGACATGCGGCTCAACGACGCCCGCCCGGAGGTGACCGTGGACCCTGACAGTTTCACCGTCACCATCGACGGCGAGGTCGTGACCCCCGAGCCGGCCACCGAACTCCCCATGGCTCAGCGGTACTTCCTCTTCTGATGGGCACCCGATGAGCTCCGCCGCACTGCTGCTCCTCGCGGACGGCCGGTTCCCCGCCGGGGCGCACGCGCACTCCGGTGGCGCCGAGGCGGCCGTCCGTGCCGGGCGGATCACGGGGCCCGCCTCGCTGGCGGCGTTCTGCCGGGGCCGCCTGCACACGGCGGGCCTGGTCGCCGCCGCCCTCGCCGCCGCGGCCTGCGCCGGCTGTGATCCGAGGGCCCTGGACGAGGCCGCCGACGCCCGCACCCCGTCGCCCGCGCTGCGGGCCACGGCCCGCAAGCTCGGGCGGCAGATGCTGCGCGCCGCCCGGGCCACCTGGCCGTCCGCCGAGCTGGACGCGCTCGCGGCGAGCCGGCCGCGCGGCCTGCACCAGCCCGTCGTGCTCGGCCTCACCGCCCGCGCCGCCGGGCTGGGCCCGCCCGACGCGGCGCGGGCGGCCGGGTACGACAGCGTCAGCGGTCCGGCCACGGCGGCGGTGCGGCTGCTGAGTCTCGACCCGTTCGACGCCACCGCGATCCTCGCCCGGCTCGCCGGGGACGTGGACCGGGTCGCGGAGCGGGCCGTCGCCGCCGCCCGCGCCGTGACCGAGGAGGGCACCGACGCGCTCCCGGCCGCCTCGGCGCCGCTGCTCGACATCGCCGCGGAACAGCACGCGACGTGGCCGATGCGCCTGTTCGCCTCCTGACCTCCTGACCTCCTGACCTCCTGACCTCCTGATCTTCCTGAACCGGGAGCCCTCTCATGCATCTCGACCACCCCGAGACCTACCCCGAGCGGTACAGCTACCGCGCCGCCACCCCGCACCGCCCCGACGGCACCCGCCGGGCCCTGCGCATCGGCCTGGGCGGACCCGTCGGCTCCGGCAAGACCGCGACCGTCGCCGCGCTCTGCCGTGACCTGCGCGAGAAGCTGTCCATCGCCGTGGTCACCAACGACATCTACACCCGCGAGGACGCCGACTTCCTGCTGCGCGAAGCCGTGCTGCCCGCCGACCGCATCGCGGCCGTGGAGACCGGCGCCTGCCCGCACACCGCGATCAGGGACGACATCTCCGCCAATCTGGAGGCCGTCGAGGAGCTGGAGGAACGGACCGGGCCGCTCGACCTGATCCTGGTCGAGTCCGGCGGCGACAACCTCACAGCCACGTTCTCCACCGGACTGGTCGACGCGCAGGTCTTCGTCATCGACGTGGCGGCGGGCGACGACATCCCGCGCAAGGGCGGCCCCGGCGTCACCACGGCCGACCTGCTCGTGATCAACAAGACCGACCTCGCCCCGTACGTCGGCTCCGACCTGGCCGGCATGGCGCGCGACGCCAAGGCGCAGCGCGGCGAGCTGCCTGTCGCGTTCGTCTCCCTGCGGGCCGATGACGGCATCCGGCCGGTCGCGGACTGGGTGCTGGTCCAGCTGACCGCCTGGAGCGGCGCATGACCGCAGGGGTGATGGCGGACGCGCGGATCACGGCGGCGCGCGACGGGAGCCTGCCCCTGCTGCGCGGCGACGGACCGCTGGCGCTGCGCCGCACCCGCGCGGACGGGCCCTACGCACAGGTCACGGTGGTCGGCGCGATGAGCGGCCCGCTGGGCGGCGACCGGCTGCGGCTGACCGCCGAGGTGGAGCCGGGCGCCGCGCTGCGCGTCACCTCGGCCGCCGCGACGGTCGCCCTGCCGGGCCGCGTGCCCGGCACCCCGGCCGCGTACGACACGGTGCTGACGGTCGGCGACGACGCCGAGCTGCGTTGGCTGCCCGAGCCGCTGATCTCGGCGGCCGGCAGCGCGCTGCGGATGACGACCCGGGTCGAGCTGGCCGCGACGGCGCGGCTGGTGCTGCGCGAACAGCAGGTGCTCGGCCGGGCGGGGGAGGAACCGGGCCGGCTGACCACCCGGCTCGTGGTGCGCCTCGCCGGTCGGCCCCTGCTCGACCAGGAGCTGTCCTACGGCCCCGGCGCCCCCGGCTGGGACGGCGGCGCGGTGCTCGGCGGCCACCGGGCGGTGGGGCAGCTGCTGGTGGTCTCCCCGGAGCTGGCGGAGAAGCCGGCGGAGTCGGCGCTGCTGGGTGACACGGCCGTCCTGACCCCGCTGGCCGGCCCCGCCGCCCTGGTCACCGCCGTGGCCCCGGACGCGCTCGCCGTGCGACGGCTGCTGGACGAGGGCGCGGCGCGCCTGAGCGTCGCCGCCTGAGACGCGGCCTGAGACGCGGCCTGAGACGCGGCCTGAGATGCGGAACGGCGGAGGCGGCAGCACGATGTGAGAGGGAACGCGGTGCCGCCGGAGCCGATCACGCCTCTTCCGGATTCCGCGGGGGTGGACGGCGCCCACGAGAATCCGAATGGGAGCGTCGCGATGTCCGATCAGCCTTATGAGGAAGAGATCCCCCGGTACTGTGCCCAGCCCGGCCAGACCGTGCCCGTCCTGCGACCGGATCTCAGTCCCGAGCGGGCCAGCGCCATCGTGGTGGGTCGCTCGAAGTGGGTGAACGGCACCGTGCTGCGGTACTGCTTTCTCGAGTCCGGGAACGGCGTCAGCAAGACCTGGCTGGACGAGGTGCACCGTGGTTTCCAGCAGTGGAAGGACCTGGGGATCGGGCTGGAGTTCCAGGAGGTCAGCCGCCCCGCCGACGCGGAGATCCGCATCACGTTCCGGCAGGGCGACGGATCGTGGTCGTACATCGGCCGGGACTGCCTGCTCATCGGCATCGCGCAGCCGACGATGAATTTCGGATGGGATCCGACCTCGCCGCACGGCAGAGCGACCGTCCTCCACGAACTGGCGCACGCGTTCGGCGCCGGCCACGAACACCAGAATCCCTTCTCCGGGATCGAGTGGGACGAGGAGAAGGTCTATGCCGAGCTCGGCGGGCCCCCGAACTTCTGGCCACGGGAGACCGTTTTCCATAATGTGCTGCGGAAGCTCGCCACCACCGAGGTCCGCGGTTCCCGGTGGGACCCGGAATCGATCATGGAGTACGGATTCCCGCCCGGTCTGATCCTGCGCCCGGAGAAGTACGGCCTGAACGGCATTCCCTCCCCGCTCAAGCTCTCGGCCCTGGACAAGGAGTTCGTCCGGCAGTGGTATCCGCCGCTGGCGCCCGGGATGGCGAAGATCGATCCGTTCCAGTCGGCTGTCCTCGACCTGTCCTCGGGGGAGCAGTCGGACTTCGAGATCAATCCGCCGCAGACGCGGAAGTACCAGATGGGGACTTTCGGGGACGCCGATGTCGTGATGGTCCTCTTCGAGGAGGTCGACGGCCAACTCCGTTATCTCACGGGCGAGGACGACAGCGGCGAGGACCGCAACGGCCGCCTGGAGGTCAAGCTCTTCGCGGGCCGGCGGTATGTCCTCCGCCTGCGGATGTACTCCGCGTGGGGCGCCGGCACGGCTTCGATCATGTACTGGTAGGGGAGTACATGCGGTCGGCCTGGTCGGGGTCTTCTCCGAGGCGGCACAGCGCCCCCTGGTAGAGCCAGTACCAGCGCTCGTCCACCCGCCCGAGCCAGTCTGCCAGGGCCCGCCGGGCGGGTCGGCGGGGGAGCACGGCGATTGACACGGCGACGGCCAGGCCGGGCAGGAGCAGCAGGTACACGCGGTTGTCGGCCGGACGGTGGATCAGGCGGAGGGGCATCGGTTCGTCACTTTCTTGCGGGGCTGTGGCTTGGGGGGAAGGTAGATCAACAGGCCGCAGGAGACGCACTTCTTGCCCTCGGCCGTCCGCGTCAGCTCGGGGTGCCGACACGTGTTCGTCACCGCGCGTCCTGCGTGCCGCACCGGAACCAGACAGCCTTTCCCCAGGGCGGTTCGGCACGCCGGATCCCGAAGTCGGCGGGACCGGCCATCTGTTGCAGCAGCCACAGCCCACGCCCGGATTCGGTACTCCACTCCGGCTCGGTGACGACCGGGAGCACGGGCGAGCGGTCGAAGACGGAGACAGTCGCGGTCGTGCCGAGGCGCGAGACCTCCAGACGGCAACGCGAGTCGCTGGCATGCCTGGCGACGTTGGTCAGCAGTTCCGAGATGCCGAAACAGGCGAGTTCGGCAGCCGGAGGGGGCACCCCCCACTCCCTGAGCACCCCGGCAATGGCCTGCCGCCACCGGTGGATGTCCCGCTCGTGCGCCATCAGGAACCGCGTGAAGGCGGAAGATGCGACGGCTACGTTGAGGTGATTCACGTCAGTCTGCCTCTCTGGCGGCACGGCATGGGCTTGACGGCTCGGATGCTGGGATGAACCTTCGCGCGTCCCGGCTCGTCTTGTGTCGGGACCACCACGTTGAGTTAACTGGGGCTCAGCCTGACGTCTGGTCAAGCAGGTCGTAACCCCCAGGTGCCGCCCCCTGCGTGGGGCCCTCGCCGTGGGGGTGGAAGGGTGCTGAGGTTCGGGCATGATCTCCAAGAACTCGGCGGAAGGAGGCAGGGTGGAGTACCCACCCTCTCCAGGGGAGTTGCCACGTGCTTTGCTTGCTGACGCACGTGTGTGCGACGCTTTGAAGCGGCGAGACTTCACCACGGTGTTCGCCATCGCCCACAGCATTGGGATGAGTTACAACAAGCTTGCTGAGGCTGTCGATATCAGTGCAGAGCGAATCAGTCAGATCGCCAAAGGGAAGAGGAGGGTCACCTCGCTTGAGGTGATCGAGCGAATCGCCGACGGGTTGCGCATTCCCGGCGAGCGGCTCGGCCTGGCTGCGCGCCCGTGGGAGAAAGCGGCCTCCTCGCCCTCCTCGCTCAAGGAGAGAAAAGATGTCGAAGAGGATTCCGAGGACCCCATGAAACGCCGCTTGCTGCTGTGTGGTGCACTGGCTACGGGAGTCACGGCGCCGACCGCCGCTGCGCTGACTGCGGCTCGTCGTGATCTTGATTCAGCTTTCACTGACCGTTCCACACCGGACTTGTCCTATTGGGAATCGACCGTGGAACGGTACGGATATGGCTACAGTGGGCGGGCTCCCGGCGACGTCCTGGCTGATTTGCTTGGTGATTTCCTCGAAATGAAACCCTTGCTGGACACGACGCAAAGTGTCGCTTCCCGAACGCGGTTGTCTCATGTGACCGGTCAGATGGTCGGCATGGCCGCCATCGTCCTTCATGATCTGGGCGACCATCGTGAGAGCGCGCGTTGGTTTCATACAGCAGGGCGGGCGGCCGAGGAGAGCGGGGACTCCGTTCTGCATGCCTGGGTGCTGGGACGAGAGGCCATGGTTCCGCTGAATTTCGGTGCCCCGGCGGTCGCTCAGCGTGTGGCCGGGCGTGCCCGGAGCCTTGCAGGGGAGAAGCCCACCGCCGCGAAGGCGCTTGCGTGCGCGGTCGCGGCGCGTGCGTTCGCCGCGAATGGCAACAGGGAAGAAGCGCTGTCGGCGGTCGCGGAGGCCGAGCGGGTCATGGAGATACTGCCGTCGGATCAGAGCATCGACACGTGGTTCGGCTATCCGAGACAGAAGCATCATGTGCATCTGTCCCAGGCGTTGACGCTGTTGGGGGAAACGAGTCGGGCGTACGACCAGCAGCAGCGCGCCCTTGAGCTGTCGCGGCGCCCCAGTGTGATGACGCGGGCGCTGATCTCCATCGACCGGGCGACGTGCCTCGCTCACGACGGGGAACTTCCTGAGGCCGCTGACGTCGCGGCCCAGGCATACGGCGAACTGCCCGCCTCCTACCGCAGCGGACTTCCGCGCGCGCGGGCGATGTCGGTCTACGACCGTGTGCGGGCGGTGCCGGAGGCAGAGCGTCTTCGGGACGCGCTGGCGGTGGTGACGTGAGCCGTGCCATGGACGGCACACGCATGTCCGGGACTCGGTGACATCCCCGGATCGGGCGCCGTTACCTGACCGCCGCCAGCAACGAGGACGTGACCGCCGACCAGGTCGCGGACGCGCATCCGGCCGTGGCCGCCGGGATCCGGGCGATCGTGGGGGAGTACGAGAGCGGGGACTCGCTGGAGGTGCTGGTCGCTCATGACGCGGACAGGCTGGAGTGCATGCTGCAAGGACTGGAGTATCTGGAGCAGGGATACCGCAACGCCCGGGAATGGGTGGACAGTACGCGGGCGAAGCTGAAGACGCCCTCCGCGATCGCGCTGGCCGACGCGGCCCAGGACATGTCCTCGGCGGAGTGGCAGCGCACCTACCTGCGCCAGCCCGGTCAGGGGTGATCAGGCCGAGGCCAGCAGGTCGGGGAGCTTGCGCATGTCGTCGAAGATCACCGTGCCGGGGCCCGTCAGCCATTCCACCGGGGTGAGGCCGCCCGCGTAGCCGAAGGAGCGCATGCCCGCGGCGCGGGCCGCCTGTATGCCGTACTGGCTGTCCTCGATCACCGCGCAGCGCTCCGGGGCGACGCCCATGCGGTCGGCCGCGTGCAGGAACAGGTCGGGGGCGGGCTTGCCGTGTTCCACCTCGCTCGCGCTGAAGATCCGGCCCGCGAACCGGTCGTACAGGCCGGTGCGGGAGAGCGTGCGGCGCATCTTCGTGTGACTGCCGCTGGAGGCGATGCAGTGCGGGACCGTGATCGCGTCCAGCGCCTCGCTGATGCCATCGACCTCGGCCAGCTCGGAGTCGATCGCCGCCGCCAGGCGTTCCTGGTACCACCCGCCCCAGCGGGCCGCCGTCTCCTCGCCCAGGCGCTCGGCGATCTGGGCCAGCACCGCGCGTTCGGAGCGGCCGAGGAAGCGGTCCACGATCTCGCCCTCGGTGAGCGGCCAGCCCAGCTCGGCGCCCAGCTCGACGCAGATGCGCAGCGCGAGATGCTCGCTGTCGACCAGCACGCCGTCACAGTCGAAGATGACCAGGTCAATGGGGAGAGCAGTCACTCCGGCAGCCTAACCTGTCGAGATGACGACAAAGGGAGGGATCATCGTGCTGTCCGGGCCGCCGGGGGTCGGCAAGTCGACGGTGGCGCGGCTGCTTGCGGACGGGGGGAAGCTCGGGGACGCCGTCGTACGTCTGCACACCGACGACTTCTGGGGCTTCATCCGGCGCGGGGCCGTGCCGCCGTTCCTGCCGGAGGCGCGGCGGCAGAACGCGACCGTCGTCGGAGTCATCGCCGGGGCGGCGGTCGGTTACGCGGCCGGGGGCTACGAGGTGGTCGTGGACGGAGTCGTCGGGCCGTGGTTCGTCGACGTGTACCGGGAGGCGGCACGGGCGGCCGGGGTGGCGGCGCACTACGCGGTGCTGCGCCCGGACGAGCGCACGACGCTGGAGCGCGGCACCACCCGCACCGATCACCCTCTGACCGACCCCGGCCCGATCCGGGCGATGTACGCGCAGTTCACCGATCTCGGCCCCTACGAGCCGCACGCCCTGGACACCACCGGCC
Above is a window of Streptomyces sp. NBC_01803 DNA encoding:
- a CDS encoding helix-turn-helix domain-containing protein encodes the protein MISKNSAEGGRVEYPPSPGELPRALLADARVCDALKRRDFTTVFAIAHSIGMSYNKLAEAVDISAERISQIAKGKRRVTSLEVIERIADGLRIPGERLGLAARPWEKAASSPSSLKERKDVEEDSEDPMKRRLLLCGALATGVTAPTAAALTAARRDLDSAFTDRSTPDLSYWESTVERYGYGYSGRAPGDVLADLLGDFLEMKPLLDTTQSVASRTRLSHVTGQMVGMAAIVLHDLGDHRESARWFHTAGRAAEESGDSVLHAWVLGREAMVPLNFGAPAVAQRVAGRARSLAGEKPTAAKALACAVAARAFAANGNREEALSAVAEAERVMEILPSDQSIDTWFGYPRQKHHVHLSQALTLLGETSRAYDQQQRALELSRRPSVMTRALISIDRATCLAHDGELPEAADVAAQAYGELPASYRSGLPRARAMSVYDRVRAVPEAERLRDALAVVT
- a CDS encoding AAA family ATPase; this translates as MTTKGGIIVLSGPPGVGKSTVARLLADGGKLGDAVVRLHTDDFWGFIRRGAVPPFLPEARRQNATVVGVIAGAAVGYAAGGYEVVVDGVVGPWFVDVYREAARAAGVAAHYAVLRPDERTTLERGTTRTDHPLTDPGPIRAMYAQFTDLGPYEPHALDTTGLTAEESAEAMREALEAGHLRLA
- a CDS encoding HD domain-containing protein, coding for MTADQVADAHPAVAAGIRAIVGEYESGDSLEVLVAHDADRLECMLQGLEYLEQGYRNAREWVDSTRAKLKTPSAIALADAAQDMSSAEWQRTYLRQPGQG
- a CDS encoding HAD family hydrolase, translating into MTALPIDLVIFDCDGVLVDSEHLALRICVELGAELGWPLTEGEIVDRFLGRSERAVLAQIAERLGEETAARWGGWYQERLAAAIDSELAEVDGISEALDAITVPHCIASSGSHTKMRRTLSRTGLYDRFAGRIFSASEVEHGKPAPDLFLHAADRMGVAPERCAVIEDSQYGIQAARAAGMRSFGYAGGLTPVEWLTGPGTVIFDDMRKLPDLLASA
- a CDS encoding ATP-binding protein, translated to MNHLNVAVASSAFTRFLMAHERDIHRWRQAIAGVLREWGVPPPAAELACFGISELLTNVARHASDSRCRLEVSRLGTTATVSVFDRSPVLPVVTEPEWSTESGRGLWLLQQMAGPADFGIRRAEPPWGKAVWFRCGTQDAR
- a CDS encoding M12 family metallopeptidase; translation: MSDQPYEEEIPRYCAQPGQTVPVLRPDLSPERASAIVVGRSKWVNGTVLRYCFLESGNGVSKTWLDEVHRGFQQWKDLGIGLEFQEVSRPADAEIRITFRQGDGSWSYIGRDCLLIGIAQPTMNFGWDPTSPHGRATVLHELAHAFGAGHEHQNPFSGIEWDEEKVYAELGGPPNFWPRETVFHNVLRKLATTEVRGSRWDPESIMEYGFPPGLILRPEKYGLNGIPSPLKLSALDKEFVRQWYPPLAPGMAKIDPFQSAVLDLSSGEQSDFEINPPQTRKYQMGTFGDADVVMVLFEEVDGQLRYLTGEDDSGEDRNGRLEVKLFAGRRYVLRLRMYSAWGAGTASIMYW
- the ureG gene encoding urease accessory protein UreG, with product MHLDHPETYPERYSYRAATPHRPDGTRRALRIGLGGPVGSGKTATVAALCRDLREKLSIAVVTNDIYTREDADFLLREAVLPADRIAAVETGACPHTAIRDDISANLEAVEELEERTGPLDLILVESGGDNLTATFSTGLVDAQVFVIDVAAGDDIPRKGGPGVTTADLLVINKTDLAPYVGSDLAGMARDAKAQRGELPVAFVSLRADDGIRPVADWVLVQLTAWSGA
- a CDS encoding urease accessory protein UreF, with amino-acid sequence MSSAALLLLADGRFPAGAHAHSGGAEAAVRAGRITGPASLAAFCRGRLHTAGLVAAALAAAACAGCDPRALDEAADARTPSPALRATARKLGRQMLRAARATWPSAELDALAASRPRGLHQPVVLGLTARAAGLGPPDAARAAGYDSVSGPATAAVRLLSLDPFDATAILARLAGDVDRVAERAVAAARAVTEEGTDALPAASAPLLDIAAEQHATWPMRLFAS
- a CDS encoding urease accessory protein UreD, which produces MTAGVMADARITAARDGSLPLLRGDGPLALRRTRADGPYAQVTVVGAMSGPLGGDRLRLTAEVEPGAALRVTSAAATVALPGRVPGTPAAYDTVLTVGDDAELRWLPEPLISAAGSALRMTTRVELAATARLVLREQQVLGRAGEEPGRLTTRLVVRLAGRPLLDQELSYGPGAPGWDGGAVLGGHRAVGQLLVVSPELAEKPAESALLGDTAVLTPLAGPAALVTAVAPDALAVRRLLDEGAARLSVAA